One part of the Vicia villosa cultivar HV-30 ecotype Madison, WI linkage group LG6, Vvil1.0, whole genome shotgun sequence genome encodes these proteins:
- the LOC131611618 gene encoding equilibrative nucleotide transporter 3-like, translated as MAISVENVEAPRKMQGKFQAMFICFILGLGSLIALNNMWTMGDYYYKIFPKYHPILVFTLVYQPFALVTTMILAHYESKISTRIRNISGYTLFFVCSLFQIVLDLATSGAGGIGPFIGLCGLFSFFGIAHAFVQGGISGDLSLMIPEFIQSFIGGITASGAIACGVRLFTKFFFEKSDNGLRKGALLSLGISTLFQLLSIVAYGIYFPKLSIVKYYRSKAALEGAETVSADLAAAGIQNNETNQQVGFDANLQARLSNKTLFLQNIDFAATLFMVYVLTLSIMPGFLYEDTRPHKLGTWYPLVLITMYNIMDLVSSYIPLIKSLKMESRKGLLFTTISRFLLIPAFYFTAKHGSQGWMILLVSYLGLTNGYLTVCVYTVVPKGYKGPEQNTLGNLLALWLLSGIFVGVALGWLWLIGKPQHI; from the exons ATGGCAATTTCGGTTGAAAATGTTGAGGCACCAAGAAAAATGCAGGGAAAATTTCAAGCAATGTTCATATGTTTTATCCTCGGACTTGGTTCCCTTATCGCATTGAACAACATGTGGACAATGGGAGATTATTACTACAAAATCTTCCCG AAATATCATCCTATCCTGGTATTCACTCTAGTTTATCAACCATTTGCACTTGTAACAACAATGATATTGGCGCATTATGAGTCAAAAATCAGTACCCGAATTCGGAACATAAGTGGATACACGCTATTCTTTGTCTGTTCTTTGTTCCAGATTGTC TTAGATTTGGCTACATCAGGAGCAGGAGGAATCGGGCCTTTTATCGGTTTATGCggacttttttctttttttggaattgCTCATGCTTTTGTCCAAGGAGGCATCTCCGGAGACCTCTCCCTTATGATTCCTGAGTTCATTCAG TCTTTTATCGGCGGAATAACAGCCTCGGGAGCTATAGCTTGTGGTGTGAGACTTTTCACCAAATTCTTTTTTGAGAAATCTGACAACGGTCTTCGCAAAGGCGCTT TGTTAAGCTTAGGCATCTCTACATTATTTCAGCTTTTGAGCATTGTCGCGTATGGAATTTACTTTCCAAAGTTATCTATAGTAAAATACTATCGTTCAAAGGCTGCTTTAGAAGGAGCTGAAACCGTTTCAGCTGATCTCGCTGCTGCTGGCATTCAAAATAACGAGACAAACCAACAG GTTGGATTTGATGCTAATCTACAAGCACGGTTAAGCAATAAGACACTGTTTCTTCAAAACATCGACTTTGCAGCTACCTTATTCATGGTATATGTATTAACGCTATCGATTATGCCTGGATTTTTGTATGAAGATACTAGACCGCACAAACTTGGAACATG GTATCCACTTGTTTTGATCACAATGTACAACATCATGGATCTAGTATCATCCTATATTCCCCTTATCAAAAGCTTGAAGATGGAATCTAGAAAAGGACTTTTGTTCACAACTATTTCTCGATTCCTTTTGATCCCTGCATTTTACTTTACAGCGAAACACGGTAGCCAAGGTTGGATGATTCTACTTGTATCATATTTGGGACTAACCAATGGTTATCTCACTGTTTGTGTGTATACAGTTGTACCTAAAGGATACAAG GGTCCGGAACAGAATACGTTGGGTAATTTGCTTGCGTTGTGGCTTTTGAGTGGTATATTTGTCGGAGTTGCTCTTGGTTGGTTGTGGCTAATTGGAAAACCACAACATATCTAA